The stretch of DNA TTTTATAAGGATTATATTGCAAGTGGTGAAACCGTACTGGAGAGATTTTATCACAAATATCAACCACTTATAACACGTGAACATCATACCTGTGTGGGTTTGGGATTTGAATTGCTATACCGTTTAAGATGTTTGAATAAACGATTTCCTGGTATAGCAGGTGGCCTCTACTTAGTATCCTGTGAAGAGGTATTATTTATGATTCATAAACagttgaattattttattttcatttaatatacagggtggttggtgaCTGGTGGTATAagtggaaagggggtgattctacgcgaaaaaagaagtcgaaaatatagaataaaaatttttcgtttgaggctttcttttcgagaaaatcgactttgaattttcgctcggtacgcgtgcggtacgttataacggatctcactgtagatcattgtcttaatggaaaaattgtttaagaaaaaaaaaattttattctatattttcgacttattttttcgcgtagaatcaccccctttccgcttgtaccaccagttaccaccaccctgtataattctAGATTTTATgagttctttttttttttacagacGATCGATAATATTGCTAATTATGTTGGTGGACCACCCGCTGCAGATAGCGGAGAAAAGGAACATGTATTAGTATGTCTAAAAATCGAAATTGGTGGACGAAAAGGAGTTATGCTCCTTGATCCTGGATATCATGTAGCTCGAGTAATTACTGTGATGGAGGATAAGTTATACCCACATACGGGCTGGTTTATTCAATCTGATGAACCAGATTGCAAAAAAGAGTACAATTACTTTCTATGCACTAATGATCCTGATTACATTGAATGGCATGAGAGAAAAACTCGATCTGGTACCCTAGAGAGAACACAAGTTGCTCTTATATACGTGGCAAGGCCTTATTTAACTGCCATTGATGTTACTGAACGCAGAAATTTAGTTTATAACTTCAGGAGCCTTCTTGCAAGAGATACTAAAGGTCATGTTACAGCTGGTATATATTTTCCTGTTGTGCTAGATATAAACAATGCACAAaccttttcaattttttatcaaacTAACAATGGCAAAAAACGAATTAAAATGGCATTCAACAAATTCTGCAGTTCACCGAAGGTacgttttacattcatatACAGATTAATGTTAGAcgattgtaaataattaattttaaatcacCTTATTCAGATGCCTGGTgccgaagaaaaagaagtcATTGCTGAATGTGCTCGGCAATTAGGTCTCTCGCAAGTTACCCTAGAGGATCTATTATGTACTCTTGCAACAGTTATGAGTGACTCAGCCTTCGTGGCTCAACTCCTGGCTATTAATTCAAGAATCAACACTTTAGCAGAGGACAATTAACAGAAGTCAATCTGCCCTGTGTGGTGCAGACAATATATAATGTATCATTTTTTTTGCCGGCTTTCCTCTTACGTTCTTTTTATTCTGTTGATGTTTATCTTAATAGCTCTCCTATCTACTacagatattaattttattctgatTATAAAATAgggtataatattttttaatgaactTTAGTAAAACTTATGTATTTAATGCATTGTTGTTAACAGTtcgatgaaaatattaatgtatgtattaataatttttgaagattgttttcaaaattcaataatagcATATATTTACACCATTCTTTATTATTgcttatataaatatttaatcgtaGGTCGTTTTGAAGTTTTAGGAACTTGAATGCTTTCATTGAAACAATACTGAGTAAAATTAGTTTCCTGCTTATgttttaaaaaacaaaaatcataaaaaatgGTGGTATTAGGGATGACTTATATTCAATCTCTTTGTTAGTATAAAGGTGGATTAAGTTATGCTAaatctataatttttatttgaataaacaGAGACAAGAATCATTACATTCAATTGTACATTTATTGATAAATATACTACCCCAAAATATGTTCATTTTTACTTGAAATTGAGAATGT from Bombus huntii isolate Logan2020A chromosome 3, iyBomHunt1.1, whole genome shotgun sequence encodes:
- the LOC126863585 gene encoding uncharacterized protein LOC126863585; its protein translation is MTIEKTNAYCYYMNNFKKLYLQSERRLETAEIWCQPQGQARGPWIRGVPLPLPVWAHYEAPALTVLTVEQYEELAGSVELETQHLLREHRYDTIGNFLKFYKDYIASGETVLERFYHKYQPLITREHHTCVGLGFELLYRLRCLNKRFPGIAGGLYLVSCEETIDNIANYVGGPPAADSGEKEHVLVCLKIEIGGRKGVMLLDPGYHVARVITVMEDKLYPHTGWFIQSDEPDCKKEYNYFLCTNDPDYIEWHERKTRSGTLERTQVALIYVARPYLTAIDVTERRNLVYNFRSLLARDTKGHVTAGIYFPVVLDINNAQTFSIFYQTNNGKKRIKMAFNKFCSSPKMPGAEEKEVIAECARQLGLSQVTLEDLLCTLATVMSDSAFVAQLLAINSRINTLAEDN